In Littorina saxatilis isolate snail1 linkage group LG8, US_GU_Lsax_2.0, whole genome shotgun sequence, a single genomic region encodes these proteins:
- the LOC138972736 gene encoding antistasin-like isoform X3, which produces MFSFCRMFVVLCVLCFLAASTKAQDCTCTECKLCVKPNRQVWSIDERGCPVCSCERNVCPVIKCPSSCRYGVQNFADLQSGCGKCRCRRKPSCPLLRCPKCPNGLQYFTGSNGCRQCRCRKTLCPLTKCPRTCVNGVEYYNNSRGCRTCRCAEKPQEQCPVYQCPRLCPNGVEHYPDGRVCKQCRCKPVKTTASPGTGCVRDGNTYQVGETFKMDCNTCWCGPSGRLACTKVYCRPTTTPEPVTPVESPVKVCHVGGKTYQVGENFKVDCNTCSCRPSGFSVCTRIDCGSFGTPEVAGPVANDP; this is translated from the exons ATGTTCTCTTTTTGTCGGATGTTTGTCGTGCTATGTGTCCTGTGCTTTCTGGCTGCGAGCACCAAAG CTCAGGACTGCACGTGCACAGAATGCAAGTTGTGTGTCAAGCCCAACCGTCAGGTGTGGTCCATTGACGAGAGAGGTTGTCCCGTATGCAGCTGTG AGCGAAATGTGTGCCCGGTGATAAAATGCCCGTCGAGCTGTCGTTACGGAGTCCAGAACTTCGCAGACCTTCAAAGTGGTTGCGGAAAGTGCAGATGCA GACGTAAGCCTTCCTGCCCACTTCTGAGGTGCCCAAAGTGTCCAAACGGACTGCAGTACTTCACTGGCAGCAATGGCTGCAGACAGTGCAGATGTA GGAAAACACTGTGTCCTCTGACAAAATGCCCACGGACATGTGTGAACGGAGTGGAGtactacaacaacagcagagGTTGTAGAACGTGCAGATGCG CAGAAAAACCACAAGAGCAGTGCCCTGTGTATCAGTGTCCACGTTTATGTCCAAACGGAGTGGAACACTATCCAGACGGCAGAGTTTGCAAACAATGCAGATGCA AACCCGTGAAAACTACAGCGTCGCCAGGCACGGGATGTGTTCGGGATGGAAATACGTATCAGGTCGGGGAAACCTTTAAGATGGACTGCAACACTTGCTGGTGCGGACCGTCTGGCCGCCTTGCTTGTACAAAGGTCTACTGTAGGCCCACCACAACACCAG AACCCGTGACACCTGTAGAGTCGCCAGTAAAGGTCTGTCATGTTGGAGGGAAGACGTATCAGGTCGGGGAAAACTTTAAGGTTGACTGCAACACTTGCTCTTGCCGCCCATCCGGGTTTTCTGTTTGCACACGCATCGACTGTGGATCCTTTGGGACACCAG aggTAGCTGGTCCTGTCGCCAACGATCCATAG
- the LOC138972736 gene encoding BMP-binding endothelial regulator protein-like isoform X5: MFSFCRMFVVLCVLCFLAASTKAQDCTCTECKLCVKPNRQVWSIDERGCPVCSCERNVCPVIKCPSSCRYGVQNFADLQSGCGKCRCRKTLCPLTKCPRTCVNGVEYYNNSRGCRTCRCEKPQEQCPVYQCPRLCPNGVEHYPDGRVCKQCRCKPVKTTASPGTGCVRDGNTYQVGETFKMDCNTCWCGPSGRLACTKVYCRPTTTPEPVTPVESPVKVCHVGGKTYQVGENFKVDCNTCSCRPSGFSVCTRIDCGSFGTPGPVLVTTKERHGNGKDWEEPLVDAYGLLTELL; the protein is encoded by the exons ATGTTCTCTTTTTGTCGGATGTTTGTCGTGCTATGTGTCCTGTGCTTTCTGGCTGCGAGCACCAAAG CTCAGGACTGCACGTGCACAGAATGCAAGTTGTGTGTCAAGCCCAACCGTCAGGTGTGGTCCATTGACGAGAGAGGTTGTCCCGTATGCAGCTGTG AGCGAAATGTGTGCCCGGTGATAAAATGCCCGTCGAGCTGTCGTTACGGAGTCCAGAACTTCGCAGACCTTCAAAGTGGTTGCGGAAAGTGCAGATGCA GGAAAACACTGTGTCCTCTGACAAAATGCCCACGGACATGTGTGAACGGAGTGGAGtactacaacaacagcagagGTTGTAGAACGTGCAGATGCG AAAAACCACAAGAGCAGTGCCCTGTGTATCAGTGTCCACGTTTATGTCCAAACGGAGTGGAACACTATCCAGACGGCAGAGTTTGCAAACAATGCAGATGCA AACCCGTGAAAACTACAGCGTCGCCAGGCACGGGATGTGTTCGGGATGGAAATACGTATCAGGTCGGGGAAACCTTTAAGATGGACTGCAACACTTGCTGGTGCGGACCGTCTGGCCGCCTTGCTTGTACAAAGGTCTACTGTAGGCCCACCACAACACCAG AACCCGTGACACCTGTAGAGTCGCCAGTAAAGGTCTGTCATGTTGGAGGGAAGACGTATCAGGTCGGGGAAAACTTTAAGGTTGACTGCAACACTTGCTCTTGCCGCCCATCCGGGTTTTCTGTTTGCACACGCATCGACTGTGGATCCTTTGGGACACCAG gtcccgttctcGTAACGACCAAGGAACGGCACGGGAATGGGAAGGATTGGGAGGAGCCCTTAGTAGACGCCTATGGACTTTTAACGGAACTCCTTTAA
- the LOC138972736 gene encoding cysteine-rich motor neuron 1 protein-like isoform X2 has product MFSFCRMFVVLCVLCFLAASTKAQDCTCTECKLCVKPNRQVWSIDERGCPVCSCERNVCPVIKCPSSCRYGVQNFADLQSGCGKCRCRRKPSCPLLRCPKCPNGLQYFTGSNGCRQCRCRKTLCPLTKCPRTCVNGVEYYNNSRGCRTCRCEKPQEQCPVYQCPRLCPNGVEHYPDGRVCKQCRCKPVKTTASPGTGCVRDGNTYQVGETFKMDCNTCWCGPSGRLACTKVYCRPTTTPEPVTPVESPVKVCHVGGKTYQVGENFKVDCNTCSCRPSGFSVCTRIDCGSFGTPGPVLVTTKERHGNGKDWEEPLVDAYGLLTELL; this is encoded by the exons ATGTTCTCTTTTTGTCGGATGTTTGTCGTGCTATGTGTCCTGTGCTTTCTGGCTGCGAGCACCAAAG CTCAGGACTGCACGTGCACAGAATGCAAGTTGTGTGTCAAGCCCAACCGTCAGGTGTGGTCCATTGACGAGAGAGGTTGTCCCGTATGCAGCTGTG AGCGAAATGTGTGCCCGGTGATAAAATGCCCGTCGAGCTGTCGTTACGGAGTCCAGAACTTCGCAGACCTTCAAAGTGGTTGCGGAAAGTGCAGATGCA GACGTAAGCCTTCCTGCCCACTTCTGAGGTGCCCAAAGTGTCCAAACGGACTGCAGTACTTCACTGGCAGCAATGGCTGCAGACAGTGCAGATGTA GGAAAACACTGTGTCCTCTGACAAAATGCCCACGGACATGTGTGAACGGAGTGGAGtactacaacaacagcagagGTTGTAGAACGTGCAGATGCG AAAAACCACAAGAGCAGTGCCCTGTGTATCAGTGTCCACGTTTATGTCCAAACGGAGTGGAACACTATCCAGACGGCAGAGTTTGCAAACAATGCAGATGCA AACCCGTGAAAACTACAGCGTCGCCAGGCACGGGATGTGTTCGGGATGGAAATACGTATCAGGTCGGGGAAACCTTTAAGATGGACTGCAACACTTGCTGGTGCGGACCGTCTGGCCGCCTTGCTTGTACAAAGGTCTACTGTAGGCCCACCACAACACCAG AACCCGTGACACCTGTAGAGTCGCCAGTAAAGGTCTGTCATGTTGGAGGGAAGACGTATCAGGTCGGGGAAAACTTTAAGGTTGACTGCAACACTTGCTCTTGCCGCCCATCCGGGTTTTCTGTTTGCACACGCATCGACTGTGGATCCTTTGGGACACCAG gtcccgttctcGTAACGACCAAGGAACGGCACGGGAATGGGAAGGATTGGGAGGAGCCCTTAGTAGACGCCTATGGACTTTTAACGGAACTCCTTTAA
- the LOC138972736 gene encoding antistasin-like isoform X6, producing the protein MFSFCRMFVVLCVLCFLAASTKAQDCTCTECKLCVKPNRQVWSIDERGCPVCSCGRKPSCPLLRCPKCPNGLQYFTGSNGCRQCRCRKTLCPLTKCPRTCVNGVEYYNNSRGCRTCRCAEKPQEQCPVYQCPRLCPNGVEHYPDGRVCKQCRCKPVKTTASPGTGCVRDGNTYQVGETFKMDCNTCWCGPSGRLACTKVYCRPTTTPEPVTPVESPVKVCHVGGKTYQVGENFKVDCNTCSCRPSGFSVCTRIDCGSFGTPGPVLVTTKERHGNGKDWEEPLVDAYGLLTELL; encoded by the exons ATGTTCTCTTTTTGTCGGATGTTTGTCGTGCTATGTGTCCTGTGCTTTCTGGCTGCGAGCACCAAAG CTCAGGACTGCACGTGCACAGAATGCAAGTTGTGTGTCAAGCCCAACCGTCAGGTGTGGTCCATTGACGAGAGAGGTTGTCCCGTATGCAGCTGTG GACGTAAGCCTTCCTGCCCACTTCTGAGGTGCCCAAAGTGTCCAAACGGACTGCAGTACTTCACTGGCAGCAATGGCTGCAGACAGTGCAGATGTA GGAAAACACTGTGTCCTCTGACAAAATGCCCACGGACATGTGTGAACGGAGTGGAGtactacaacaacagcagagGTTGTAGAACGTGCAGATGCG CAGAAAAACCACAAGAGCAGTGCCCTGTGTATCAGTGTCCACGTTTATGTCCAAACGGAGTGGAACACTATCCAGACGGCAGAGTTTGCAAACAATGCAGATGCA AACCCGTGAAAACTACAGCGTCGCCAGGCACGGGATGTGTTCGGGATGGAAATACGTATCAGGTCGGGGAAACCTTTAAGATGGACTGCAACACTTGCTGGTGCGGACCGTCTGGCCGCCTTGCTTGTACAAAGGTCTACTGTAGGCCCACCACAACACCAG AACCCGTGACACCTGTAGAGTCGCCAGTAAAGGTCTGTCATGTTGGAGGGAAGACGTATCAGGTCGGGGAAAACTTTAAGGTTGACTGCAACACTTGCTCTTGCCGCCCATCCGGGTTTTCTGTTTGCACACGCATCGACTGTGGATCCTTTGGGACACCAG gtcccgttctcGTAACGACCAAGGAACGGCACGGGAATGGGAAGGATTGGGAGGAGCCCTTAGTAGACGCCTATGGACTTTTAACGGAACTCCTTTAA
- the LOC138972736 gene encoding cysteine-rich motor neuron 1 protein-like isoform X8 translates to MFSFCRMFVVLCVLCFLAASTKAQDCTCTECKLCVKPNRQVWSIDERGCPVCSCGKTLCPLTKCPRTCVNGVEYYNNSRGCRTCRCAEKPQEQCPVYQCPRLCPNGVEHYPDGRVCKQCRCKPVKTTASPGTGCVRDGNTYQVGETFKMDCNTCWCGPSGRLACTKVYCRPTTTPEPVTPVESPVKVCHVGGKTYQVGENFKVDCNTCSCRPSGFSVCTRIDCGSFGTPGPVLVTTKERHGNGKDWEEPLVDAYGLLTELL, encoded by the exons ATGTTCTCTTTTTGTCGGATGTTTGTCGTGCTATGTGTCCTGTGCTTTTTGGCTGCGAGCACCAAAG CTCAGGACTGCACGTGCACAGAATGCAAGTTGTGTGTCAAGCCCAACCGTCAGGTGTGGTCCATTGACGAGAGAGGTTGTCCCGTATGCAGCTGTG GGAAAACACTGTGTCCTCTGACAAAATGCCCACGGACATGTGTGAACGGAGTGGAGtactacaacaacagcagagGTTGTAGAACGTGCAGATGCG CAGAAAAACCACAAGAGCAGTGCCCTGTGTATCAGTGTCCACGTTTATGTCCAAACGGAGTGGAACACTATCCAGACGGCAGAGTTTGCAAACAATGCAGATGCA AACCCGTGAAAACTACAGCGTCGCCAGGCACGGGATGTGTTCGGGATGGAAATACGTATCAGGTCGGGGAAACCTTTAAGATGGACTGCAACACTTGCTGGTGCGGACCGTCTGGCCGCCTTGCTTGTACAAAGGTCTACTGTAGGCCCACCACAACACCAG AACCCGTGACACCTGTAGAGTCGCCAGTAAAGGTCTGTCATGTTGGAGGGAAGACGTATCAGGTCGGGGAAAACTTTAAGGTTGACTGCAACACTTGCTCTTGCCGCCCATCCGGGTTTTCTGTTTGCACACGCATCGACTGTGGATCCTTTGGGACACCAG gtcccgttctcGTAACGACCAAGGAACGGCACGGGAATGGGAAGGATTGGGAGGAGCCCTTAGTAGACGCCTATGGACTTTTAACGGAACTCCTTTAA
- the LOC138972736 gene encoding cysteine-rich motor neuron 1 protein-like isoform X4 has protein sequence MFSFCRMFVVLCVLCFLAASTKAQDCTCTECKLCVKPNRQVWSIDERGCPVCSCERNVCPVIKCPSSCRYGVQNFADLQSGCGKCRCRKTLCPLTKCPRTCVNGVEYYNNSRGCRTCRCAEKPQEQCPVYQCPRLCPNGVEHYPDGRVCKQCRCKPVKTTASPGTGCVRDGNTYQVGETFKMDCNTCWCGPSGRLACTKVYCRPTTTPEPVTPVESPVKVCHVGGKTYQVGENFKVDCNTCSCRPSGFSVCTRIDCGSFGTPGPVLVTTKERHGNGKDWEEPLVDAYGLLTELL, from the exons ATGTTCTCTTTTTGTCGGATGTTTGTCGTGCTATGTGTCCTGTGCTTTCTGGCTGCGAGCACCAAAG CTCAGGACTGCACGTGCACAGAATGCAAGTTGTGTGTCAAGCCCAACCGTCAGGTGTGGTCCATTGACGAGAGAGGTTGTCCCGTATGCAGCTGTG AGCGAAATGTGTGCCCGGTGATAAAATGCCCGTCGAGCTGTCGTTACGGAGTCCAGAACTTCGCAGACCTTCAAAGTGGTTGCGGAAAGTGCAGATGCA GGAAAACACTGTGTCCTCTGACAAAATGCCCACGGACATGTGTGAACGGAGTGGAGtactacaacaacagcagagGTTGTAGAACGTGCAGATGCG CAGAAAAACCACAAGAGCAGTGCCCTGTGTATCAGTGTCCACGTTTATGTCCAAACGGAGTGGAACACTATCCAGACGGCAGAGTTTGCAAACAATGCAGATGCA AACCCGTGAAAACTACAGCGTCGCCAGGCACGGGATGTGTTCGGGATGGAAATACGTATCAGGTCGGGGAAACCTTTAAGATGGACTGCAACACTTGCTGGTGCGGACCGTCTGGCCGCCTTGCTTGTACAAAGGTCTACTGTAGGCCCACCACAACACCAG AACCCGTGACACCTGTAGAGTCGCCAGTAAAGGTCTGTCATGTTGGAGGGAAGACGTATCAGGTCGGGGAAAACTTTAAGGTTGACTGCAACACTTGCTCTTGCCGCCCATCCGGGTTTTCTGTTTGCACACGCATCGACTGTGGATCCTTTGGGACACCAG gtcccgttctcGTAACGACCAAGGAACGGCACGGGAATGGGAAGGATTGGGAGGAGCCCTTAGTAGACGCCTATGGACTTTTAACGGAACTCCTTTAA
- the LOC138972736 gene encoding antistasin-like isoform X1: MFSFCRMFVVLCVLCFLAASTKAQDCTCTECKLCVKPNRQVWSIDERGCPVCSCERNVCPVIKCPSSCRYGVQNFADLQSGCGKCRCRRKPSCPLLRCPKCPNGLQYFTGSNGCRQCRCRKTLCPLTKCPRTCVNGVEYYNNSRGCRTCRCAEKPQEQCPVYQCPRLCPNGVEHYPDGRVCKQCRCKPVKTTASPGTGCVRDGNTYQVGETFKMDCNTCWCGPSGRLACTKVYCRPTTTPEPVTPVESPVKVCHVGGKTYQVGENFKVDCNTCSCRPSGFSVCTRIDCGSFGTPGPVLVTTKERHGNGKDWEEPLVDAYGLLTELL; the protein is encoded by the exons ATGTTCTCTTTTTGTCGGATGTTTGTCGTGCTATGTGTCCTGTGCTTTCTGGCTGCGAGCACCAAAG CTCAGGACTGCACGTGCACAGAATGCAAGTTGTGTGTCAAGCCCAACCGTCAGGTGTGGTCCATTGACGAGAGAGGTTGTCCCGTATGCAGCTGTG AGCGAAATGTGTGCCCGGTGATAAAATGCCCGTCGAGCTGTCGTTACGGAGTCCAGAACTTCGCAGACCTTCAAAGTGGTTGCGGAAAGTGCAGATGCA GACGTAAGCCTTCCTGCCCACTTCTGAGGTGCCCAAAGTGTCCAAACGGACTGCAGTACTTCACTGGCAGCAATGGCTGCAGACAGTGCAGATGTA GGAAAACACTGTGTCCTCTGACAAAATGCCCACGGACATGTGTGAACGGAGTGGAGtactacaacaacagcagagGTTGTAGAACGTGCAGATGCG CAGAAAAACCACAAGAGCAGTGCCCTGTGTATCAGTGTCCACGTTTATGTCCAAACGGAGTGGAACACTATCCAGACGGCAGAGTTTGCAAACAATGCAGATGCA AACCCGTGAAAACTACAGCGTCGCCAGGCACGGGATGTGTTCGGGATGGAAATACGTATCAGGTCGGGGAAACCTTTAAGATGGACTGCAACACTTGCTGGTGCGGACCGTCTGGCCGCCTTGCTTGTACAAAGGTCTACTGTAGGCCCACCACAACACCAG AACCCGTGACACCTGTAGAGTCGCCAGTAAAGGTCTGTCATGTTGGAGGGAAGACGTATCAGGTCGGGGAAAACTTTAAGGTTGACTGCAACACTTGCTCTTGCCGCCCATCCGGGTTTTCTGTTTGCACACGCATCGACTGTGGATCCTTTGGGACACCAG gtcccgttctcGTAACGACCAAGGAACGGCACGGGAATGGGAAGGATTGGGAGGAGCCCTTAGTAGACGCCTATGGACTTTTAACGGAACTCCTTTAA
- the LOC138972736 gene encoding cysteine-rich motor neuron 1 protein-like isoform X7 translates to MFSFCRMFVVLCVLCFLAASTKAQDCTCTECKLCVKPNRQVWSIDERGCPVCSCERNVCPVIKCPSSCRYGVQNFADLQSGCGKCRCRRKPSCPLLRCPKCPNGLQYFTGSNGCRQCRCRKTLCPLTKCPRTCVNGVEYYNNSRGCRTCRCEPVKTTASPGTGCVRDGNTYQVGETFKMDCNTCWCGPSGRLACTKVYCRPTTTPEPVTPVESPVKVCHVGGKTYQVGENFKVDCNTCSCRPSGFSVCTRIDCGSFGTPGPVLVTTKERHGNGKDWEEPLVDAYGLLTELL, encoded by the exons ATGTTCTCTTTTTGTCGGATGTTTGTCGTGCTATGTGTCCTGTGCTTTCTGGCTGCGAGCACCAAAG CTCAGGACTGCACGTGCACAGAATGCAAGTTGTGTGTCAAGCCCAACCGTCAGGTGTGGTCCATTGACGAGAGAGGTTGTCCCGTATGCAGCTGTG AGCGAAATGTGTGCCCGGTGATAAAATGCCCGTCGAGCTGTCGTTACGGAGTCCAGAACTTCGCAGACCTTCAAAGTGGTTGCGGAAAGTGCAGATGCA GACGTAAGCCTTCCTGCCCACTTCTGAGGTGCCCAAAGTGTCCAAACGGACTGCAGTACTTCACTGGCAGCAATGGCTGCAGACAGTGCAGATGTA GGAAAACACTGTGTCCTCTGACAAAATGCCCACGGACATGTGTGAACGGAGTGGAGtactacaacaacagcagagGTTGTAGAACGTGCAGATGCG AACCCGTGAAAACTACAGCGTCGCCAGGCACGGGATGTGTTCGGGATGGAAATACGTATCAGGTCGGGGAAACCTTTAAGATGGACTGCAACACTTGCTGGTGCGGACCGTCTGGCCGCCTTGCTTGTACAAAGGTCTACTGTAGGCCCACCACAACACCAG AACCCGTGACACCTGTAGAGTCGCCAGTAAAGGTCTGTCATGTTGGAGGGAAGACGTATCAGGTCGGGGAAAACTTTAAGGTTGACTGCAACACTTGCTCTTGCCGCCCATCCGGGTTTTCTGTTTGCACACGCATCGACTGTGGATCCTTTGGGACACCAG gtcccgttctcGTAACGACCAAGGAACGGCACGGGAATGGGAAGGATTGGGAGGAGCCCTTAGTAGACGCCTATGGACTTTTAACGGAACTCCTTTAA
- the LOC138972736 gene encoding cysteine-rich motor neuron 1 protein-like isoform X9 → MFSFCRMFVVLCVLCFLAASTKAQDCTCTECKLCVKPNRQVWSIDERGCPVCSCERNVCPVIKCPSSCRYGVQNFADLQSGCGKCRCRKTLCPLTKCPRTCVNGVEYYNNSRGCRTCRCEPVKTTASPGTGCVRDGNTYQVGETFKMDCNTCWCGPSGRLACTKVYCRPTTTPEPVTPVESPVKVCHVGGKTYQVGENFKVDCNTCSCRPSGFSVCTRIDCGSFGTPGPVLVTTKERHGNGKDWEEPLVDAYGLLTELL, encoded by the exons ATGTTCTCTTTTTGTCGGATGTTTGTCGTGCTATGTGTCCTGTGCTTTCTGGCTGCGAGCACCAAAG CTCAGGACTGCACGTGCACAGAATGCAAGTTGTGTGTCAAGCCCAACCGTCAGGTGTGGTCCATTGACGAGAGAGGTTGTCCCGTATGCAGCTGTG AGCGAAATGTGTGCCCGGTGATAAAATGCCCGTCGAGCTGTCGTTACGGAGTCCAGAACTTCGCAGACCTTCAAAGTGGTTGCGGAAAGTGCAGATGCA GGAAAACACTGTGTCCTCTGACAAAATGCCCACGGACATGTGTGAACGGAGTGGAGtactacaacaacagcagagGTTGTAGAACGTGCAGATGCG AACCCGTGAAAACTACAGCGTCGCCAGGCACGGGATGTGTTCGGGATGGAAATACGTATCAGGTCGGGGAAACCTTTAAGATGGACTGCAACACTTGCTGGTGCGGACCGTCTGGCCGCCTTGCTTGTACAAAGGTCTACTGTAGGCCCACCACAACACCAG AACCCGTGACACCTGTAGAGTCGCCAGTAAAGGTCTGTCATGTTGGAGGGAAGACGTATCAGGTCGGGGAAAACTTTAAGGTTGACTGCAACACTTGCTCTTGCCGCCCATCCGGGTTTTCTGTTTGCACACGCATCGACTGTGGATCCTTTGGGACACCAG gtcccgttctcGTAACGACCAAGGAACGGCACGGGAATGGGAAGGATTGGGAGGAGCCCTTAGTAGACGCCTATGGACTTTTAACGGAACTCCTTTAA